Proteins from a genomic interval of Paenibacillus lentus:
- a CDS encoding helix-turn-helix domain-containing protein, which translates to MNNALSDFQISFQHIKLLVPRINKGIQLILVIHGELKIETSSRFYQMEENDFLVINHHQLYQVQGNEQSKVMILSISDAFMNHYYVDYRNQRFECYSREADLGRESMILAIRKLLANIMISYYRQDECYRIEVNGYICQLLLILIRSFKEEGSVIQKIDTGDRRLRQIIDYMEKNYDQMITLEEVAKRYFFSPSYLSRYFKQKLEMGFSRYLMNIRLKHSMKDLLYTTDTISQIAMNNGFPNTKSFTNYFKEVYGMTPHVYRDSHIVQKEDSVQSYSKEDVSNLIQSSEIIAKLSTMDLDDSKSYTHTETKYEKLPISLSPLEPVSLNDPYSILIIGEIFELLKEDVRSQVLDVKRDLRLKYIGVRHLISNKAIPPEVETDEEIPSTSPYFNIDSALAFMIKHDLSLFIRVNYIDIAREEEQYFTKLVHFMKHCLQLYGESFVNQWHVMFYEPYYTGVDPKELRRLYLKLHQVLKTLAPSIHVGVYMPFSFHKGMTSNHHKWQLEHNEFIDFIGYEANQNEVINFKEMAELNFDVAEDYIKEKTNKLKLYLKRNHIEKPLHLVSWNTLSGDTRFTNGTFFRGALILKNILDISHDVRTVAFWINTIVHENAEKGQRYRMDGIELFHYLKGKRPAYFALMFLKRLRGEVVAQDQDYIMTRNERGYQLILMNCNVINPYLSIEEAFLQKLNKEIHVTISGMPKGDYQVRKYVFDKNHGALYTKWRNLNSKYGMDAEIMDYIINSSRPSLEIFDESVENDWSFYSYLTSNAIHFFEIRKVY; encoded by the coding sequence GTGAACAATGCATTGTCAGATTTTCAAATATCATTTCAACATATAAAGTTATTGGTTCCCAGAATCAATAAAGGGATTCAATTAATTTTGGTCATTCATGGTGAATTAAAAATTGAGACTTCCAGTCGCTTTTATCAAATGGAAGAAAACGATTTTCTTGTCATTAATCATCATCAGCTATATCAGGTTCAAGGAAATGAACAGAGTAAGGTCATGATCCTGTCTATATCCGACGCCTTCATGAATCATTACTATGTTGATTATCGCAATCAGCGGTTTGAATGCTATTCAAGAGAAGCTGATCTTGGAAGAGAAAGTATGATTTTGGCCATTCGTAAACTATTAGCGAATATAATGATTAGTTACTACAGACAGGATGAATGTTACAGAATAGAGGTCAATGGCTATATCTGCCAACTCCTACTTATTTTGATACGTAGCTTTAAAGAAGAAGGAAGTGTCATTCAGAAAATCGATACAGGTGATCGGCGTCTAAGGCAAATCATTGATTATATGGAAAAAAACTACGATCAGATGATTACATTAGAGGAAGTTGCCAAGAGATACTTTTTTTCGCCAAGCTATTTATCCCGCTATTTTAAACAGAAATTGGAGATGGGTTTTAGTCGTTACTTAATGAATATTAGACTTAAGCATAGTATGAAGGATTTACTTTATACAACAGACACCATTTCACAAATCGCGATGAATAATGGTTTTCCCAATACAAAGTCTTTTACTAATTATTTCAAAGAAGTGTATGGTATGACACCCCATGTTTATCGAGACAGTCATATTGTTCAAAAGGAGGATTCGGTTCAAAGCTATAGCAAAGAGGATGTTTCGAATCTTATCCAATCATCGGAGATAATAGCAAAGTTAAGCACTATGGATTTGGATGATTCCAAATCTTATACCCATACAGAAACAAAGTATGAAAAGCTGCCAATATCTCTGTCTCCACTTGAGCCAGTGAGCCTAAACGATCCCTATTCCATTCTTATTATCGGAGAAATTTTCGAGTTATTAAAAGAAGATGTTCGTTCTCAAGTATTAGATGTCAAAAGGGATTTGCGGTTAAAATATATTGGAGTCCGCCACCTTATCAGTAATAAGGCCATTCCACCCGAGGTGGAGACTGATGAAGAGATTCCATCCACATCACCATACTTTAATATAGATAGTGCATTGGCATTTATGATCAAGCATGATCTATCTTTATTTATAAGGGTAAATTATATAGATATTGCAAGAGAGGAAGAACAGTATTTCACAAAGCTTGTTCATTTCATGAAGCATTGCTTACAACTTTACGGAGAATCTTTTGTTAATCAATGGCATGTCATGTTTTACGAGCCATATTACACAGGAGTTGATCCCAAAGAACTTCGGAGATTGTATTTAAAACTACATCAAGTATTAAAAACACTGGCTCCCTCGATCCATGTCGGCGTGTATATGCCCTTTTCCTTCCACAAAGGAATGACGAGTAATCATCACAAGTGGCAGCTAGAGCATAATGAGTTCATTGATTTTATCGGTTATGAGGCCAATCAAAATGAGGTTATTAACTTTAAAGAAATGGCGGAATTAAATTTCGATGTAGCGGAAGATTATATCAAGGAAAAAACAAATAAGTTGAAGCTCTACTTGAAGAGGAACCATATCGAAAAACCGCTGCATCTTGTTTCCTGGAATACCCTCTCAGGTGATACTCGGTTTACAAACGGGACATTTTTCCGCGGCGCATTGATTTTAAAAAATATTTTGGATATATCCCATGATGTGAGAACAGTTGCTTTTTGGATTAATACCATCGTACATGAGAACGCAGAGAAAGGTCAGCGCTACCGAATGGATGGTATCGAATTATTCCATTATTTAAAGGGCAAACGTCCAGCTTATTTTGCTTTAATGTTCTTAAAGCGGCTTCGTGGTGAAGTTGTTGCACAGGATCAGGATTACATTATGACAAGAAATGAGCGGGGATACCAGTTGATCCTGATGAATTGCAATGTTATCAATCCTTATTTATCCATTGAAGAGGCATTCCTGCAAAAACTCAATAAAGAAATTCATGTAACGATATCAGGAATGCCAAAAGGAGATTATCAAGTACGTAAGTATGTATTTGATAAAAATCATGGAGCCCTATACACTAAATGGCGGAATTTGAACAGTAAGTATGGTATGGATGCGGAGATCATGGATTACATTATTAATTCCAGTAGACCTTCCCTAGAGATCTTTGATGAATCGGTTGAAAATGATTGGTCATTTTATTCCTATTTAACTAGTAATGCTATTCACTTTTTTGAAATTCGAAAAGTCTACTGA
- a CDS encoding heavy metal translocating P-type ATPase: MQAIHKGVPAVQQSSKLPDPRKRRRHSLLSMLRHREIVLALGSGLLMLTAWGVGSISQTVSVFIYVAAYFMGGFLQAKEGLETLIKERDLDVNLLMIAAALGAASIGYWNEGAMLIFIFALSGALESFASERSQKDISELISLKPETAVRVGEDGMKVVAVEDLVIGDLLIVKPGEIIPADGLVRSGGSAVNQATITGESIPVDKSIGDNVFAGTLNGEGALYVEVTSPAEGTLFAKIIALVEQAQNETPESQRFIKRLEGVYAKVVVAATAGLILLAPLLLGWSWSFTFYKAMVFLVVASPCALVSSVMPAMLSAMSKSARKGVLFKGGAHMDNLGNTQVVAFDKTGTLTAGQPVVTELFVAEGYDRLEVLAACASAESLSEHPLARAIVERAAIEGVQLREAEDMKSITGWGIEARVDGRIWRIGKAEEHDAAMPDGLLARLKKLASEGNTVSLIMQDNNYVGLIALQDTLRSQAVAVISKLREMGIATVMLTGDRSETAKAVARAAGVDQAFGDLLPEDKVNHIKNLRKKHGHIVMVGDGVNDAPALAAATVGMAMGGGGTGAALEVADVVLMNDNLEMVAETVALARRARKIVKQNLVFAAGIILTLIIGNFVQGISLPLGVIGHEGSTLLVILNGLRLLR, encoded by the coding sequence ATGCAAGCAATACACAAAGGGGTACCTGCAGTTCAACAATCGTCGAAGCTGCCTGATCCGAGAAAACGTCGTCGCCACTCGCTGCTAAGCATGCTGCGGCATCGCGAAATTGTTCTGGCCTTGGGCAGCGGCCTGCTTATGCTGACAGCCTGGGGAGTAGGATCAATCTCGCAGACGGTATCCGTGTTTATCTATGTTGCCGCTTATTTTATGGGGGGATTTCTCCAGGCAAAGGAAGGGCTGGAGACGTTAATTAAGGAACGTGATCTGGATGTTAACCTGCTTATGATTGCCGCAGCCTTGGGGGCGGCTTCTATTGGCTACTGGAATGAAGGCGCAATGCTTATATTCATCTTTGCCTTGAGCGGGGCGCTGGAGTCTTTTGCAAGCGAACGTAGCCAGAAGGATATTTCAGAGCTTATTTCCTTAAAGCCGGAGACGGCGGTAAGGGTGGGAGAGGATGGCATGAAGGTCGTCGCTGTAGAAGATTTGGTCATCGGTGATTTGCTGATTGTGAAGCCGGGCGAAATTATTCCAGCGGATGGCTTAGTGCGCAGTGGGGGCTCCGCCGTAAACCAAGCTACGATTACCGGTGAATCCATTCCCGTGGATAAATCGATCGGAGACAATGTGTTTGCGGGGACTTTGAATGGGGAAGGTGCCTTGTATGTTGAAGTAACGAGCCCTGCGGAAGGAACCTTATTCGCCAAAATTATCGCATTGGTGGAGCAGGCGCAGAATGAAACACCGGAATCCCAGCGATTCATCAAGCGGCTGGAAGGCGTTTATGCCAAAGTCGTTGTGGCGGCCACGGCAGGTCTTATCTTGTTAGCTCCGTTGCTGTTAGGCTGGAGCTGGTCGTTCACTTTCTATAAAGCGATGGTCTTTCTTGTCGTTGCTTCACCTTGCGCACTGGTCTCTTCGGTTATGCCGGCGATGCTCTCGGCCATGTCGAAAAGCGCCAGGAAGGGAGTTCTATTCAAAGGCGGAGCTCATATGGACAACTTAGGCAATACACAAGTAGTGGCATTTGATAAGACCGGGACGCTGACAGCTGGACAGCCGGTGGTTACAGAGCTATTTGTGGCCGAAGGGTATGACCGTTTGGAAGTACTGGCGGCATGTGCCTCCGCAGAGAGCTTATCCGAGCACCCGCTTGCCCGGGCTATCGTAGAACGTGCTGCTATTGAAGGTGTGCAGCTAAGGGAAGCGGAGGATATGAAATCGATCACGGGCTGGGGCATTGAGGCTAGGGTCGACGGACGAATATGGCGGATCGGGAAGGCGGAAGAGCATGATGCTGCGATGCCTGACGGATTGTTGGCACGACTGAAAAAATTGGCGTCGGAGGGCAACACCGTCTCTCTTATTATGCAGGACAATAATTATGTAGGTCTTATTGCTCTCCAAGACACCCTTCGATCTCAAGCAGTAGCTGTTATTTCCAAATTGCGTGAAATGGGGATTGCTACGGTTATGCTGACGGGAGACCGTAGTGAGACGGCCAAGGCGGTAGCGAGAGCAGCTGGCGTGGATCAGGCATTCGGCGATTTATTGCCAGAAGATAAGGTCAATCATATTAAAAATTTGCGGAAGAAGCACGGTCATATTGTCATGGTTGGGGACGGTGTCAATGATGCTCCTGCTCTGGCCGCTGCGACGGTTGGCATGGCTATGGGGGGCGGTGGAACAGGGGCTGCTTTGGAGGTTGCGGATGTCGTACTCATGAACGATAATCTGGAGATGGTTGCTGAAACGGTGGCACTGGCTCGCCGTGCTCGTAAAATCGTGAAGCAGAATCTCGTTTTCGCGGCTGGCATCATTCTTACCTTGATTATTGGGAACTTCGTGCAAGGAATATCACTTCCTCTCGGTGTAATTGGGCATGAAGGTAGCACGCTTCTCGTCATTTTAAACGGACTACGTCTGCTTCGTTGA
- the trxB gene encoding thioredoxin-disulfide reductase: MYKSIIIGTGPAGLTAAIYLARANLNPLVIEGPQPGGQLTTTTDVENFPGFPDGILGPELMDNMRKQAERFGAEFRTGWVNSVDLSNRPFKLQVEGLGELVSETLVISTGATAKYLGIPGEQDNVGRGVSTCATCDGFFFRGKEIIVIGGGDSALEEAGFLTRFASKVTLVHRRDELRGSKIMQDRVRANEKVEWALNRTPLEVLTNEMGVTGLKVRNNATGEEEIIEASGVFVAIGHHPNTAFLGGQIDTDENGYIVVKPGTTETNVPGVFACGDVQDTRYRQAVTAAGSGCMAALDCEKFIESIEHEAETTTVK, from the coding sequence ATGTATAAGTCTATTATTATCGGAACTGGACCAGCAGGGCTGACGGCAGCAATTTATTTGGCTCGTGCGAATTTGAACCCGCTTGTTATTGAAGGGCCTCAGCCTGGAGGTCAATTGACGACGACGACGGATGTAGAGAACTTTCCTGGTTTCCCGGATGGAATTTTAGGGCCGGAATTGATGGATAACATGCGCAAGCAGGCGGAACGTTTCGGTGCTGAATTCCGTACGGGTTGGGTGAATTCGGTTGATCTGAGCAATCGTCCGTTCAAGTTGCAGGTAGAAGGCTTGGGAGAATTGGTGTCTGAGACGTTGGTTATTTCGACAGGGGCAACCGCTAAATATTTAGGAATTCCGGGTGAGCAGGACAATGTGGGCCGGGGCGTCAGCACCTGCGCGACCTGCGACGGTTTCTTCTTTCGTGGCAAGGAAATTATCGTCATCGGCGGCGGAGATTCTGCGCTGGAGGAAGCTGGCTTCTTAACCCGGTTCGCTTCTAAAGTAACGCTGGTTCATCGTCGTGACGAGCTGCGTGGCTCGAAAATTATGCAAGACCGTGTACGTGCTAACGAGAAGGTGGAATGGGCCCTAAATCGCACACCGCTTGAGGTGCTTACGAATGAAATGGGCGTAACAGGCCTTAAAGTACGCAACAATGCGACCGGCGAAGAGGAAATCATCGAGGCCAGCGGCGTATTCGTAGCGATCGGCCATCATCCGAATACGGCCTTCCTTGGCGGCCAGATCGATACGGATGAGAACGGCTATATCGTGGTGAAGCCGGGAACGACCGAGACGAACGTACCGGGAGTGTTCGCTTGCGGCGATGTGCAGGATACCCGTTATCGTCAGGCAGTTACTGCTGCGGGCAGCGGCTGTATGGCGGCGCTTGATTGTGAGAAATTTATTGAGAGCATAGAGCATGAGGCAGAGACGACAACTGTAAAATAA
- a CDS encoding transglutaminase domain-containing protein, producing the protein MMKQQIAKRWITAGIASAIVFGALPPDVGYSEVYAKSEIAAVETATVTSSKELRTTLAELMGARHMMITIKYQGATSNLKDILKEAMNGALESDPYTKYVIDRYTYSWKGTSNSAKITFQIYYRETAEQSAYVNDRVKVILKEIIKPGMNNHQKIKAIHDYVVLNMKYDIGLQKYTAYEGLKTGEAVCQGYTLLSYKLLQEAGIDNRIIEGSAGGQLHAWNLVYLDGHWYHIDTTWDDPAPDTPGVVKYGYYMRTDEQMRKTHTWTNVYPAANQSYRHTLSSLITAGGQAAAGLQELEKQLEYTLYNPDSALRNVKGIQGQVRQAISNKQNTVTIRYAGSERQLVDHLSSLYELHIKNISYLAEPLEGTNDLRVEIHWDNY; encoded by the coding sequence ATGATGAAGCAGCAAATCGCAAAACGATGGATTACAGCTGGGATTGCAAGTGCTATTGTATTTGGTGCCTTACCCCCGGACGTCGGTTACAGTGAAGTGTATGCGAAATCGGAGATAGCTGCTGTAGAGACGGCTACCGTAACCTCTTCGAAGGAGCTTCGAACGACCCTGGCTGAACTCATGGGAGCTAGGCATATGATGATCACTATCAAATACCAGGGCGCGACGAGCAATCTGAAGGATATTTTGAAGGAAGCCATGAATGGGGCACTGGAGAGCGATCCATATACCAAGTATGTGATTGATCGTTATACATATTCATGGAAAGGAACCTCCAATTCCGCCAAAATTACTTTTCAAATTTATTACCGAGAGACTGCGGAGCAATCCGCTTACGTTAATGACCGGGTAAAAGTGATTCTTAAGGAAATTATTAAGCCTGGTATGAATAATCATCAGAAAATTAAGGCGATTCACGATTATGTCGTGTTAAATATGAAGTATGATATAGGGTTGCAGAAATATACCGCATACGAAGGGTTGAAGACAGGCGAAGCGGTATGTCAGGGATATACGCTGCTATCGTATAAGCTGCTGCAGGAGGCAGGAATCGATAACCGGATTATTGAGGGCAGTGCGGGTGGCCAGCTTCATGCCTGGAACCTGGTGTATTTGGATGGACATTGGTATCACATCGACACCACATGGGATGATCCTGCTCCAGATACGCCGGGCGTTGTTAAATACGGTTATTACATGAGGACGGATGAGCAGATGAGAAAGACACATACCTGGACTAATGTGTATCCGGCGGCTAACCAGTCTTATCGTCACACGCTCAGTTCGTTAATCACCGCAGGAGGTCAAGCTGCTGCTGGTCTTCAGGAGTTGGAGAAGCAGTTGGAGTATACACTTTACAATCCGGATTCGGCACTTCGTAATGTGAAGGGAATTCAAGGACAGGTCAGACAAGCGATCAGCAACAAACAGAATACCGTTACGATCCGATATGCAGGCAGTGAACGACAGTTGGTCGATCATTTGAGCAGCTTGTATGAGCTTCATATTAAGAATATCTCCTATCTGGCCGAGCCGCTGGAAGGGACCAATGATTTGCGTGTCGAGATTCATTGGGATAATTATTAA
- a CDS encoding amino acid permease, whose amino-acid sequence MSSKKVTTTDNLKRGLKARHMTMIALGGSIGTGLFLASGGAIASAGPGGALLAYAAVGIMVYFLMTSLGELATYMPDSGSFETYASRFVDPSLGFAMGWNFWYNWAITIAAELSAATLIIKYWFPDSSSLIWSVLFLGIILGLNLLSVKGYGESEYWFATIKVAVVIIFLVLGVFMIFGIIGGEAVGFKNFTIGDAPFHGGFFAFLGVFMAAGFSFQGTEMVGVAAGESDNPQEHVPRAIRQVFWRILIFYILAILVISLLIPYTNPNLLKDGIESIGVSPFTLVFEKAGLAFAASVMNAVILSSVLSAGNSGMYASSRVLYSLAKRGKAPKFLARLSRRGLPVNALLLTTLIGMTAFLASLFGDGVVYTWLLNASGMCGFITWLGIAISHYRFRRAYVAQGRDLNDLPYKAKWFPFGPIFAFILCFIVILGQNLSAFTGGKIDWYGVVVSYISVPLFLIIWLGYKWRKRTKLIPLLECEFHPPSPKS is encoded by the coding sequence ATGAGCAGTAAAAAAGTAACAACAACCGATAATTTAAAGCGGGGATTAAAAGCACGCCACATGACGATGATCGCACTTGGCGGCTCCATCGGCACAGGATTGTTCCTTGCGAGCGGAGGAGCGATCGCTTCCGCCGGACCTGGCGGTGCCCTTCTCGCCTATGCCGCTGTCGGAATTATGGTCTACTTTCTCATGACAAGCCTAGGCGAGCTCGCTACGTATATGCCGGATTCAGGTTCATTCGAGACTTACGCCTCACGCTTCGTCGACCCTTCCCTTGGCTTCGCTATGGGGTGGAATTTCTGGTACAACTGGGCGATTACGATTGCCGCTGAGCTATCGGCTGCAACGCTCATTATCAAGTACTGGTTTCCCGACAGTTCTTCCTTAATATGGAGCGTCTTATTTCTCGGCATTATCCTAGGCCTCAATCTTTTATCAGTCAAAGGATATGGTGAATCAGAGTATTGGTTTGCAACAATTAAAGTCGCTGTAGTCATTATCTTTCTCGTTCTCGGCGTCTTCATGATCTTTGGCATTATCGGCGGCGAGGCGGTCGGCTTCAAGAACTTTACGATTGGCGATGCGCCTTTCCATGGTGGATTCTTCGCCTTTCTCGGCGTTTTTATGGCCGCGGGCTTCTCCTTTCAGGGAACGGAAATGGTTGGCGTTGCTGCAGGCGAAAGCGATAATCCGCAGGAGCACGTTCCCCGGGCAATCCGACAGGTATTCTGGCGTATTCTAATTTTTTACATTCTAGCTATACTGGTCATCAGCTTATTGATTCCATACACGAATCCCAATTTGCTTAAAGACGGCATTGAGAGCATCGGTGTGAGTCCATTCACCCTCGTATTCGAGAAAGCCGGACTAGCCTTCGCGGCCTCTGTCATGAATGCTGTTATCCTCTCTTCCGTTCTATCGGCCGGGAACTCTGGCATGTACGCCTCTTCCCGCGTGCTCTATTCTCTAGCCAAGCGAGGCAAAGCGCCGAAATTCCTCGCTCGCCTGAGCCGTAGGGGGCTGCCGGTAAATGCCTTGCTGCTGACGACCCTGATCGGGATGACCGCCTTCTTGGCCTCCCTGTTCGGAGATGGGGTTGTATACACATGGCTGCTTAACGCTTCAGGCATGTGCGGTTTTATTACCTGGCTAGGCATTGCCATTAGCCATTACCGCTTCCGCCGAGCCTATGTTGCCCAAGGAAGAGATTTGAACGATCTTCCTTATAAAGCAAAATGGTTCCCTTTCGGGCCTATCTTTGCCTTCATTCTTTGCTTTATCGTCATTCTAGGGCAGAATCTTTCCGCCTTTACCGGCGGAAAGATCGATTGGTACGGCGTAGTCGTGTCCTATATCAGCGTCCCGTTGTTCCTGATCATTTGGCTGGGATACAAATGGCGCAAACGCACCAAATTGATTCCCTTGCTTGAATGCGAGTTTCATCCCCCATCACCAAAATCATAA
- a CDS encoding virulence factor translates to MKIVFIEPTPSPNTMKLHLSKSLEPGIRKTYTLDNERSAPPWIGKMLHIPGVKSVFHTADFVALDRKGNADWSAILAEVQNQFGQEGIASAWEQGDTEAAQGYGEAQVFVQFFRGIPMQIRVKSGNLEERVGLGERFVNAVTEVSSATLIKERKLTDYGVRYGELTDIAREVEQELEAAYPPERLVTLVAQAIQHGSSESEFVEQRRELSLDEVREQLKSDDWRVRYAGLEALKPDDTALPLLAEVLHDKQMQVRRLAVVYLGDIGTPEAMELLYEALRDKSAAVRRTAGDTLSDIGDPAATGAMIAALRDSSKLVRWRAARFLYEVGTDDAKEALRAAADDPEFEVGLQARMALERIESGEQAAGTIWQQMAQHRQSSSKDD, encoded by the coding sequence ATGAAAATTGTATTTATCGAGCCAACGCCGAGCCCGAACACAATGAAGCTGCATCTGAGCAAAAGTCTCGAGCCAGGCATCCGTAAAACATATACGCTAGATAACGAACGCTCTGCCCCGCCTTGGATCGGAAAAATGCTGCATATTCCCGGGGTAAAAAGTGTGTTTCATACCGCCGACTTCGTTGCCCTTGACCGGAAAGGCAATGCTGACTGGTCAGCGATTTTAGCTGAGGTACAGAACCAATTCGGTCAGGAGGGCATTGCCTCCGCTTGGGAGCAGGGGGATACAGAGGCTGCGCAAGGATATGGTGAGGCACAGGTATTCGTGCAATTTTTCCGCGGCATTCCGATGCAAATCCGCGTAAAATCCGGAAACTTGGAGGAACGCGTCGGCCTTGGGGAGCGCTTTGTGAACGCCGTGACTGAAGTGTCGAGCGCGACGCTTATCAAAGAACGAAAGCTGACCGATTACGGTGTGCGCTATGGGGAACTGACGGATATCGCTCGCGAGGTGGAGCAAGAATTGGAGGCAGCCTACCCTCCAGAGCGGCTAGTGACTCTTGTAGCGCAAGCAATTCAGCATGGAAGCAGCGAAAGCGAGTTCGTTGAGCAGCGTCGTGAGCTTAGTCTGGATGAGGTGCGCGAGCAGTTGAAGAGCGACGATTGGCGTGTTCGCTACGCGGGCCTCGAGGCGCTGAAGCCGGACGACACAGCGCTGCCACTGCTTGCCGAGGTGCTGCACGACAAGCAAATGCAAGTGCGCCGTCTCGCTGTCGTCTACCTCGGCGACATCGGCACGCCGGAGGCCATGGAGTTGCTGTATGAGGCGCTCCGTGACAAGTCGGCTGCTGTACGCCGGACAGCAGGTGATACGCTGTCCGATATCGGCGATCCGGCAGCAACTGGGGCGATGATCGCCGCCCTGCGGGATTCAAGCAAGCTAGTTCGCTGGCGGGCGGCCCGCTTCCTTTACGAAGTCGGAACGGACGATGCGAAGGAGGCACTCCGCGCTGCTGCCGATGATCCCGAGTTCGAGGTCGGCCTTCAGGCGAGAATGGCACTGGAGCGCATCGAATCCGGCGAGCAGGCGGCCGGAACCATTTGGCAGCAAATGGCCCAGCATAGACAGAGCAGTTCGAAGGATGATTAA
- a CDS encoding cytochrome ubiquinol oxidase subunit I, giving the protein MFSMDPVMLSRILTGLTLFVHINFAAIGVGVPLIIALAEWRGITHKDPHYSLLARRWARGFVISVAVGVVTGTSIGLQLSLLWPTFMRVAGQAIALPLFMETFAFFIEAIFLGIYLYTWERFRRPALHLLLLIPVVLGAFSSAFFITTVNAFMNTPQGFTLENGVFTNIDPIKAMFNPGTPTKVSHVLASSLTMSAGLLAGIAAYSLLRGRNHPYFKKALKLTVTCAFVFAISTAVIGDFSGKFLAKYQPEKLAAAEWHFKTMEKAPLIFGGILDENNEVKYALHIPYALSILAGSTTNTKVIGLEDFPKENWPPLLVHYMFDMKVTIGVLLVLIPLLFLLRSKFPGRKKGYPKWLLIGILSLGPLAMVSIELGWMFAEIGRQPWIVRGYMKVADAATTSPHVGSMLVLFIILYLVLCVSCIYVLAKLFRNKDVLEEMRERGIEGGSQG; this is encoded by the coding sequence ATGTTTTCTATGGATCCAGTTATGTTGAGCCGGATACTTACTGGACTCACATTGTTCGTACATATTAATTTTGCCGCGATCGGCGTAGGCGTACCTCTCATCATCGCATTGGCAGAGTGGAGGGGAATTACGCATAAAGATCCTCATTATTCGCTGCTGGCTCGACGCTGGGCTCGCGGATTCGTAATTTCCGTAGCAGTGGGCGTAGTGACCGGAACCTCGATAGGTTTGCAGCTCAGCTTGCTGTGGCCCACCTTTATGCGCGTAGCCGGGCAAGCAATAGCGCTGCCGCTGTTTATGGAGACCTTTGCCTTTTTTATAGAAGCGATTTTTCTCGGGATATATTTATATACATGGGAGCGGTTCAGGCGGCCAGCGCTGCATCTGCTGCTGTTGATTCCCGTCGTCCTTGGGGCATTCTCCTCGGCGTTCTTCATTACAACGGTGAATGCATTTATGAACACACCGCAAGGATTTACACTGGAGAATGGAGTGTTTACGAATATAGATCCGATTAAAGCGATGTTCAATCCGGGTACGCCAACCAAAGTATCCCACGTTCTTGCATCCTCATTAACGATGAGCGCCGGGCTTCTTGCGGGAATTGCTGCTTATAGCTTACTGAGAGGACGTAATCACCCTTATTTCAAAAAAGCACTCAAGCTCACGGTGACATGCGCTTTTGTCTTTGCAATCTCTACGGCGGTGATTGGGGATTTCTCGGGTAAATTTCTCGCAAAATATCAGCCGGAGAAGCTGGCTGCGGCGGAGTGGCATTTTAAAACAATGGAGAAAGCACCGCTCATTTTTGGAGGAATTTTGGACGAGAACAATGAGGTGAAATATGCGCTGCACATCCCTTATGCCCTCAGTATTCTGGCTGGAAGCACTACGAATACGAAGGTTATCGGACTGGAGGACTTTCCGAAGGAAAACTGGCCCCCGCTGCTGGTACACTATATGTTCGATATGAAAGTAACGATTGGCGTACTGCTTGTTCTCATTCCACTGCTATTTTTGCTGCGAAGTAAATTTCCAGGGCGGAAAAAAGGCTACCCGAAATGGCTGTTGATCGGCATATTGTCGCTGGGACCGCTCGCGATGGTTTCGATTGAGCTTGGCTGGATGTTCGCCGAGATTGGGCGGCAGCCCTGGATTGTCCGCGGATATATGAAAGTTGCCGATGCGGCCACCACCTCTCCGCATGTCGGCTCGATGCTCGTGCTTTTTATTATCCTGTATCTGGTTCTCTGCGTATCCTGTATTTACGTATTAGCCAAGCTATTCCGCAATAAAGACGTGCTTGAAGAAATGAGAGAGCGGGGAATTGAGGGAGGGAGCCAGGGATGA